From the genome of Sphingobacteriaceae bacterium:
CCGTGCCTTGGGGCACGGAGCCGGGCGCCTTGGGCCTGGCCCGGGGCGCCGACGGCGTGTTGTACGGCCCCCGCAGCTTCGCCCTGCACGGGGATTTGATCTACGTGGCCGACACCTTCAACGCCCGGGTGCAGGCTTTCACCCCCGACGGGGAAGTGGCCGCGATCATTCCGCTGCAGGAAATGCCGGCTGCCGGCCACCACCCCCTGGCCGTCTTTGCCGCCGCCGGCCCGGAAGACCAGACCCATTCCCTGCAGGCGGGGGATCCGTGGATCAACGACCTGACCGTGGACGGCCGGGGCCGCCTCTACCTGGCCGACAGCAGCGGTCCCCGCATTTTGCTGGTGGACGCCGACGGCACCTTCCTGGAAGCCATCGATGTCAGCGCTGCCGCCCCCGTGCCTGCGGCCGACGGGGCCGAAGCGCCCGACGAGCCGGTGTGGCTGTTGGAGCGGGTGGCCCTGGACGGCCGGGGCTTGGTGTACCTGGCCCACACTTACCTCAGTGACCAGGTTTTCGCCCGCAGCCTGGTGCGCTTCGAGCCCGGCGAGGATCGGTTCGTCCACCTGGCCGGTGCTTCCCTCCGGGAAGGGGGGGCCATGGAACCGTCCCCGGGCAGCCTGCTGCCCTCCCCCGCCAACTCCTTCGCCCTGGCCGGCGACGACGCTCTGTACGTGGAGGACCGGGGCGCCGATCCCTTCGCCCGTCACGTGCGCCTTTACGGGCGCGGCCGCCGCCTGCGGCGGGAATGGGTGGTCCGGCACCGCCAGGCGGTGCTGGGAGCCTCCCTGCTGGGCACCGACCGTTTCCACCACGGCTACTTGCTCATCAACGGCGGCGGGCAGGAGGCCGCCGTAGTGCGGCTGGAGGAAGACCAGGCCGAGGCCGTCCCCGTCATCGCCGGGCTCCCGTGGCCCGGAAGCGTGGCGGCCAACATTTACGGCCGGGTGGACTCCGGCGGCAGTGTGTACCTGGCGGTGCCGGGCGCCGACGGGTGGCGGCTGGAAAAGTGGCAGGCCACCTGGCGGCGGCATATCCGGTGGTCGGCCCGGCGCCCCGCAGGTTGGCGGCAGCCGGCGGAGAACACTATCCGGCAGGGGTGACGGCATCATGTCCTATCGCATAACCATGGCGGGCCTCCGGTTTTTCGCCCGCCACGGCGTACTGCCCGAGGAACGGCGTCGGGGACAAGCCTTCTACGTGGACTTGGCCCTGGATTGCGCCGGCCCCCTGCCCGCCGGCGACCGGCTGGAGGACACGGTGGATTACGCTGCCGTGTACCAGGTGGTGCGCCAGGTGGTCACGGGCGGTCCCCATCAACTGCTGGAGACCGTCGTCCACCGCATGGCCCGGCAGGTGCTGGACCAGTTCCCCCAGGTAGCGGCGGTGACCGTCACCCTGCGCAAGCCCCAGGCCCCCTTGCCCGGCCCCTTTCAAGACGTGGCGGTTTCGGCCCGCCTGGTGCGGGGTCCCGACGGCGAAACCTGGCAGGCCCCCGGGGAGGAGATGCCGTAATGGCCCCGGTAACGGTTTTCTTAGGCTTGGGCGCCAACTTGGGGCGGCGGCGGGAAAATTTGCGCTGTGCGGTCCGGGAGTTGGCCCGGGCCGGGGTGGAGATCGTCCAGGCCTCCAGCCTGTACGAAACGGAGCCGTGGGGCGTGACGGACCAGCCGCCCTTCCTCAACGCGGTGCTGAAGGCCCAAGTGGCCTGCACCCCCCGCCGGCTGCTGGAGTTCTGCAAGGAAGCCGAGGAGGTGTGCGGGCGCGTCCCCGGCCACCGCTGGGGGCCCCGGGCCGTGGATGTCGACATCCTTTTTTTCGGTGCCTTGACCGTGGACGAGCCGGACCTGCAAATTCCCCATCCCCGCCTGGGGGAGCGCCGGTTCGTGCTGGAACCATTAAAGGAAGTGATGGCCGGCGACCGCCTGCCCGATGGCCGTTCCCTGCCCGCTTTGCTGTCGTCCGTCGACGACCAGGGGGTGCAGCCCGTGGCCGGCCCCCGCTGGCTGTGGGAGGAGGAGCCCGAAGATGACTGATGCGACCACGTCGCCCGCCGACCGAGAGCCCCTGGGCCTGTCGGGCGGTCTGGGCCGGGGAGGCGGCATCACCCAGGTGCCCGGGGTGCAGGTGGGCCATGCCGGCGACCCGGTGGGAATCACCGGCTGCACCGTCGTACTGTTCCCCCCCGAAGGCGCCGTAGCCGGCGTCGATGTGCGGGGCCCCGCCCCCGGCACCCGGGAGACCGACTTGCTGCGGCCCGACTCCCGGGTGGAGCGGATCCACGCCATCCTGCTGACGGGCGGCAGCGCCTTCGGCCTGGCCGCCGCCGCCGGCGTCATGGCCTACCTGGAGGAGCAGGGCATCGGCCACTACGTGGGCGTAGCCCGGGTGCCCATCGTGCCCGCGGCCGTCATCTTCGACCTGGTGGTGGGCGATCCCCAAGCCCGGCCCGACGCCGCCATGGGCTACGGCGCCTGCCAAGCCGCTTCCGGCGGGCCTGTGGCCGAAGGAAACGTGGGCGCCGGCACCGGCGCCACCATCGGCAAGCTCCTGGGCATGGGCGGCATGATGAAGGGGGGCGTGGGCACCGCCTCCGTGGTCTTGGAGAGCGGCGTCACCGTGGGGGCCCTGGTGGTTGTCAACGCTCTGGGCGATGTGTATCATCCCGAGTTAGGCACTAAGCTGGCGGGGACCCGGGACCCTGAAACCGGCGCCTTGCTGGACACCCGGGCCTACGTGCGCCGGGGCGTGGAGCCCAACCCCCGGGCCGGCCTCAACACCACCCTGGCGGTGGTGGCCACCGACGCCCGCCTGGACAAGGCCGGCGCCGGCCGGGTGGCTTCCATGGCCCACAACGGCCTGGCCCGCACCATCCTGCCCGTCCACACCATGATGGACGGCGATGTGGTGTTCGCCGCCTCCACCGGCGACAAGGAGGCGTCGCCCAGCACCGTGGGCGCGGCGGCGTCCCAGGTGGTGGCGGCGGCCATCGTCCGGGCCGTCCATGCCGCCGAATCCCTGCCCGGCATTCCCGCCCTGCGGGACCTTTAGCACCCCGGCACCGCCATCGATATCAAGGTCAACGGGGTACGGTGAAAGGCTTAAGGGGCGTGCCGCCCCTGCCATCCTTCACCATTCCCCCAGGGGCAGGAATCCTATGCCGCCGGACGAATAGGATGTAGAACCCCGTGGGCAGCACCGTTGCACGGCAGCCGTTGCGGCACTGGGGTGAGAGGAGGCAGCTCCATTGGTGGAGATGCGCATCGTCAGTGTAGGGTTGATGGAAAGTGAAGCAGCCAACGTGGTGGTGCTCCAGGAAAAGGGCGGCAACCGCGTGCTGGTCATCTCCATCGGATTGGCCGAAGCTACGGCCATAGCCCTGCCCGTGGAAGGCATAGAGCCCCCCAGGCCACTGACTCATGACTTGGTCATGACCCTTCTCCAGCGGCTGCAGGCAAGGATCACCAGCGTCGTCATCCACGACCTGCGGGATGACACCTACATCGGGCAAATCGATCTGGAGACCGAAAACGGCGTAATGGAGATCGACGCCCGGTCCAGCGACGCCATCGCCTTGGCCGTGCGGGCCAGGGCGCCCATCTACGTCACCGAATCGGTGCTGGAAGCCGCCGCCCTCACCGCCGAAGAGGATCACTGGGTGCGCTGAGGGTCCATCTTGTACTGATCTTGTACTGACCCCTTTAAATGATGTTAATTTAAATATGATGAATAGCCCGGCAGCGGCCGCTGTTCAGCGGCCGTTTTTGCCTGCAGTTAAGGAGGTGCCTGCGGTGTCGTCCCAGGAGCCCAAGCATGTAGTCAGCGTCAGCCTAGGTTCGTCCCGGCGGGATCACCGGGTGGAACTGGAACTGCTGGGCATGCCCTTCATCATCGAGCGCCGCGGCACCGACGGGGACATCCAGGCGGCCATATCCCTGCTGCAGGAATTGGACGGCCGGGTGGATGCCTTCGGCCTGGGCGGCATAGACCTGTATGTAGTAGCGGGGCAGCGCCGTTACGTCCTCCGGGACGCCTTGCGCCTGGCCCGGGCTGCTCAACGCACCCCCGTAGTGGACGGCAGCGGGCTGAAGAACACCTTGGAGCGCCGGGTCATCCGCTGGCTGAACGCCACGGGCACCGTGCCCCTTCAGGGAAAGCGGGTGCTGATGACGGCGGCGGTAGACCGCTTCGGCATGGCCGAAGCCCTGGTGGAAGCCGGGGCCCAGCTGGCCGTAGGCGACTTGATGTTCGTCCTGGGCCTGCCTGTGGCCCTGGGCTCCCTGCGCAGCCTGGACCTGGTGG
Proteins encoded in this window:
- the folB gene encoding dihydroneopterin aldolase; translation: MSYRITMAGLRFFARHGVLPEERRRGQAFYVDLALDCAGPLPAGDRLEDTVDYAAVYQVVRQVVTGGPHQLLETVVHRMARQVLDQFPQVAAVTVTLRKPQAPLPGPFQDVAVSARLVRGPDGETWQAPGEEMP
- the folK gene encoding 2-amino-4-hydroxy-6-hydroxymethyldihydropteridine diphosphokinase, with product MAPVTVFLGLGANLGRRRENLRCAVRELARAGVEIVQASSLYETEPWGVTDQPPFLNAVLKAQVACTPRRLLEFCKEAEEVCGRVPGHRWGPRAVDVDILFFGALTVDEPDLQIPHPRLGERRFVLEPLKEVMAGDRLPDGRSLPALLSSVDDQGVQPVAGPRWLWEEEPEDD
- a CDS encoding P1 family peptidase — its product is MTDATTSPADREPLGLSGGLGRGGGITQVPGVQVGHAGDPVGITGCTVVLFPPEGAVAGVDVRGPAPGTRETDLLRPDSRVERIHAILLTGGSAFGLAAAAGVMAYLEEQGIGHYVGVARVPIVPAAVIFDLVVGDPQARPDAAMGYGACQAASGGPVAEGNVGAGTGATIGKLLGMGGMMKGGVGTASVVLESGVTVGALVVVNALGDVYHPELGTKLAGTRDPETGALLDTRAYVRRGVEPNPRAGLNTTLAVVATDARLDKAGAGRVASMAHNGLARTILPVHTMMDGDVVFAASTGDKEASPSTVGAAASQVVAAAIVRAVHAAESLPGIPALRDL
- a CDS encoding bifunctional nuclease family protein, with the translated sequence MRIVSVGLMESEAANVVVLQEKGGNRVLVISIGLAEATAIALPVEGIEPPRPLTHDLVMTLLQRLQARITSVVIHDLRDDTYIGQIDLETENGVMEIDARSSDAIALAVRARAPIYVTESVLEAAALTAEEDHWVR